A region from the Panicum hallii strain FIL2 chromosome 1, PHallii_v3.1, whole genome shotgun sequence genome encodes:
- the LOC112899061 gene encoding uncharacterized protein LOC112899061 — MSRRFVNLMVDRRIGRYRHPATTLHRINPWRCFHPTTQQALAAALTENSNGVTVEDARHILLRSPPGGNHRRDALRLPRQQQSNGVISMDPDGNTFLYDGASRGLRVMPALHSPKHSSVFLTVGDGLYILEKNPGTEEDHSFEALIHRAPSDGIWTTKNTRRRCYERNGRDPYVIRAYTVVGDSQSQIWISTRDGGTSFDTTSGVWSEAGDWALPFYGRVEYAPELGLWFGFTSEGRQFAACDLGAASPTSPPALRKVWDELAQPLLLPLGGGKFCVARMFHLAQKGWCRGKSIDDYLDVDTFVVLTGVEVVRGSRGALRMIRHKSRPYCVGCTTAQLL; from the exons ATGAGCCGCCGGTTCGTGAACCTCATGGTCGACAGGAGAATCGGCCGCTACCGCCATCCTGCCACCACTCTGCACCGCATCAACCCATGGAGATGCTTCCACCCAACAACACAGCAGGCACTGGCCGCGGCTCTTACTGAAAACAGCAACGGCGTCACCGTGGAGGACGCTCGCCATATCCTTCTACGATCCCCTCCAGGAGGAAACCATCGGCGAGATGCACTTCGCCTCCCTCGGCAGCAGCAAAGCAACGGCGTTATCTCCATGGACCCCGACGGGAACACTTTCCTCTACGACGGCGCCTCCCGCGGCCTCCGCGTGATGCCCGCGCTGCACTCGCCCAAGCATTCTTCGGTCTTCCTCACCGTCGGGGACGGCCTCTACATCCTCGAGAAGAACCCTGGGACGGAGGAAGACCATTCCTTCGAGGCCCTCATCCACCGCGCCCCGAGCGACGGCATCT GGACTACGAAGAATACCCGCCGGCGCTGCTATGAGAGGAACGGGAGGGACCCCTACGTCATCCGCGCCTACACGGTGGTCGGCGACTCGCAGTCGCAGATATGGATATCCACGAGGGACGGTGGCACCTCCTTCGACACGACAAGCGGCGTGTGGAGCGAGGCCGGCGACTGGGCGCTGCCGTTCTACGGCCGCGTCGAGTACGCCCCCGAGCTCGGGCTCTGGTTCGGTTTCACGTCGGAGGGCAGGCAGTTCGCTGCCTGCGACCTTGGCGCGGCATCCCCGACGAGCCCACCGGCGCTGCGCAAAGTGTGGGACGAGCTCGCGCAACCGCTGCTCCTGCCTCTGGGCGGAGGCAAGTTTTGCGTCGCCAGGATGTTCCACCTGGCGCAGAAAGGCTGGTGCCGGGGGAAGAGCATTGATGACTACCTGGACGTGGATACCTTCGTGGTGCTCACCGGCGTGGAGGTCGTGCGCGGCAGCAGAGGGGCGCTCAGGATGATCAGGCACAAGTCAAGGCCTTACTGCGTCGGCTGCACGACAGCCCAACTGCTGTGA